TGGAAAGCCTTATGCCTAAATCGTATGAAAAAGAATGAAACAATTCTTTTGGGTGTATGAAAAACTCATTACCCTGCAGGGACCAAATTAACTGCGATTAGACGAAGGTAGTAGACACACAAGGTTACGATTGACTTGGTAGTCACTATCCGGTGCTAATCGCGCATCTGTGGATCAAGGGCGTCAGACCCGAGACCAAAGAAATACAAAAATTAGAAATGAGAGGAGCGGTACATGAAGAAGTCAACATTGGCGCTGGCTGTGGCTGTCGCTGGCATTGCCCAACAGGTAAGCGCTGCTGGTTTTATCGAAGACAGCAAAGCCACCCTGGGTCTGCGTAACTTTTACATCAACACTGATAACCGCGATGGTCACCGCGGCACATCCAACTCGGCTAGCAAAAACGCCGAGTGGGGCCAAGGCTTCGACCTGCGTTTCATCTCGGGTTACACCCAAGGTACTGTCCAGTTTGGTGTTGATGCGATCGGCCTTTACGGCGTACGCCTCGATTCCAGCCATGCAGAACACGGTAACTACACTGGCACCGCTTCCGGTGGCACCGTGTTCCCAAGCGATGGCAACACTGCCGTCAACGATTTCGCCAGCCTGGGCGTGACCGGTAAGGTCAAGATCTCCCAAACCGAACTGAAGCTGGGCACCCTGCAGCCTAAGCTGCCGGTTATCGTGACCAACGATGGTCGTCTGCTGCCGCAAACCTTCCAAGGCGGCCAGATCACCACCAACGACATCAAGGATTTGACACTGGTTGCCGGCCAGATCGAAAAAGCCAAGGGTCGTAACTCCAGCAACAACGAAAACCTGTCGATTGCTAGCGCAAACGCCAGCTCGAACTACAGCGCTGGCAAGTTCAGCAACAAGTTCTACTACGCCGGTGGTGACTACAAGCTGACCAAAGACCTGACTGCCCAGTACTACTACGGCAATCTGGAAGACTTCTACAAGCAGCACTTCCTGGGCCTGACCCACAACTGGGCAATCGGCCCAGGTGTATTGAAGTCTGACCTGCGTTATTTCAACAGCTCTGACGACGGTAAAAACGGCAACACCGCCGCTTACTACACCAGTGGTAACTACCAAGGTTTTGCATCAGGCAGGGGTAAGGTTGATAACAACCTGTACAGCGGCCTGTTCCTGTACACCGTTGCCGGCCACACCTTTGGTGGTGGTTACCAGGTGAGCAATGGCAGCAGCGACTTCCCTTGGTTGAACCAGGGCGACGGTTCGTCGGCTTACATCACTACCGACATGCAAATCCAGAAGTTCGCCCGTGCTGGCGAGCGCACCTGGCAAGCACGTTACGCTTACGATTTCGCTAAAGTCGGCGTACCTGGCCTGACTGCCGGTGTTGTTTACCTCAAAGGTACCGACATCGACACCGTCACCTCCACCCGTGCTGAGCTGACCGGTCAATCCGAGTGGGAACGTGACATCACTGTTGCCTACGTAATCCCGGAAGGCCCGCTGAAAAACCTCGGTGTTGCCTGGAAAAACGCTATGTGGCGTACCGACCTGGCGAACACTCGTTCCCAGGACGAAAACCGCCTGATCGTCAGCTACTCGCTGCCACTGTTCTAGTAGCGTGAAGCTGTTGTAAGTCTGTAAAACCTTGCCCGGCCTTTGCCGGGCAAGGTTACTACTTTCAAGTCGGGCTAAACCCCGCAAGCCCTTCCTGAATCCCTCTTGTACAGCGTCTCAAGGCCTTCTCGAACCTTGAAGCGGATGTTGCTCCTCGCCCGCTGCGGCGTCCAATGAACAGATTTTTAATATTCCTTTATCGTCTAGATAAATCGATATTTATTCTTTTTAAATAAACCCTAATGCATGCACAGTAGGCTCCATAAGCACTCACCAGGAGCCACACCATGAGCCTAAGACTGGGCGACATCGCCCCCGACTTCGAACAGGATTCCAGCGCCGGCAAGATTCGTTTCCACGAATGGTTGGGCGATAGCTGGGGTGTGTTGTTTTCTCACCCGGCGGACTTCACTCCGGTGTGCACCACGGAGCTGGGTTTTACCGCCAAGCTCAAGGACGAATTCGCCCAGCGCGGTGTCAAGGCTATCGCACTGTCGGTAGACCCCGTGGACTCGCACCACAAGTGGATCGAAGACATCAACGAAACCCAGAACACGATCGTCAACTTCCCGATCCTGGCCGATGCCGACCGTAAAGTGTCGGACCTCTACGACCTGATCCACCCGAACGCCAATGACACCCTCACCGTGCGCTCGTTGTTCGTGATCGACCCGAACAAAAGATTCGCCTGACCATCACTTACCCGGCCAGCACCGGCCGTAACTTCCACGAAATCCTGCGGGTCATTGATTCGCTGCAGTTGACCGACAACTACAAAGTCGCCACGCCCGCCAACTGGCAGGACGGTGATGAAGTGGTGATCGTGCCATCGCTCAAGGACGAGGAAGAGATCAAGAAGCGCTTTCCCAAAGGTTACCGCGCAGTGAAGCCATACCTGCGCCTGACCCCGCAGCCAAACCGCTGATACCGTCATTACAGGCAACACACAATTTGAGTAAGACCCGTCTCACAATGCAGGGGTTTTCAGGCCGTTTTCACGGCCTTTTTTTCGCCTGGCGATTAATAAGCCTTATATGCATTTAAAGAATAAACACATGAAAAATGAGATTTAAAGATATATAAATCAACTGATATGGTCTGTCCATCTTGGCGCCATCGCCACACAGCGAACCGCCGGCACTTGCTCAAGGAATTCCTGCATGTTGGTCGTAACACTTGGAGGCAGTCCCAGCCAGCGCTCCCGCTCCGGGGTCCTGCTGGAAAAAACCCGTCAGTGGCTGCAAGACAAAGGTGTGGAAGTGGTGAGTTATCAGATACGGGACTTCCCGGCTGAAGACTTGCTGCATGCACGCTTTGACAGCCCCAAGGTCATTGACCTGTTGCAGCAAGTGGCCAACGCCGATGGCCTGGTGATCGCCACGCCGGTGTACAAGGCCTCGTTCTCCGGTGCACTGAAGACCGTGCTGGACCTGCTGCCCGAACGCGCCCTGGCTCACAAGATCGTCTTGCCGATGGCCACCGGTGGCAGCATCGCCCACATGCTCGCAGTGGACTACGCCTTGAAGCCGGTGTTGTCGGCATTGAAAGCCCAGGAATTGCTCCACGGCATCTTTGCCGAAGACAGCCAGATCGCTTACGCCGAAGGCAGTGCCCAGGCGCAATTGGTGCCGGTACTTGAACACCGTTTACACGAGGCCCTGGAGACGCTGTACGGCGCCATGGCCCGTCGCCCTAAACCGCTGGACCCCCATGTGTTGAATGAACGTTTGTTGAGTGCTCGCTGGAGCATTTGAGCCGTACCGTTTTGTAGAAGCACTCACCTTACTCAGCCGCCAACGGCCAAGCAGGTGCAGCCAACCCCTAATCGCACTATGTGGAGAGAGCGCCATGCGCACTGTCATCTTGCGTCGTGGTCTGGTCGCACTGTTTGCTGCGGCTGTGTCCTTCGGCGCCATTGTTCAAGCCCAAGCCGCCGAGACCCTGCGGATCGGTTATCAGAAATACGGCACCCTGGTGCTGCTCAAGGCCAAGGGCACGCTTGAAAAGCGCCTGGCCGCCCAAGGCGTGAACGTGCAGTGGACCGAGTTCCCTGGCGGCCCGCAATTGCTTGAAGGCCTGAACGTCGGCTCCATCGACTTCGGTGTCACCGGCGAGACGCCGCCGGTGTTCGCCCAGGCTGCCGGCGCCGATCTGCTCTACGTCGCCTACGAGCCGCCGGCACCCACCAGCGAAGCGATCCTGGTGCCGAAAGACTCGCCGATCAAATCCGTGGCCGAGCTCAAGGGCAAGAAAGTCGTGCTCAACAAAGGCTCCAACGTGCACTACCTGCTGGTGCGTGCGCTGGAAGATGCCGGCCTGAAATACACCGACATCCAGACGGTTTTCCTGCCGCCCGCCGATGCCCGTGCCGCGTTTGAACGTGGCAGCGTGGACGCGTGGGTGATCTGGGACCCGTACCAGGCCGCCGCCGAGAAACAACTGCAAGCCCGCACGCTGCGTGACGGCACCGGCATCGCCGACAACCATCAGTTCTACCTGGCCACCAAGCCCTACGCCGAAAAACACCCGGAAGTGATCAAGGCGCTGGTGGAAGAAGTGCGTGCCGTGGGCGAGTGGTCCAAGGCCAACCCCAGGAAGTCACCGAACAAGTCGCTCCGCTGCTCGGCCTGCCAGCTGACATCACCCTGACCTCGGTGAAACGCCAAGGCTACGGCGCGCTGTTCCTGACGCCGGAAGTGATCGCCGCCCAGCAAAAAATCGCTGACACCTTCTACCAACTCAAATTGATCCCCAAACCCTTGAGCATCAAGGACGTGATCTGGACTCCACCCGCCGCCGTTGCCAAAGCGCCGTAATCCGACTTCTTCAGGAGACAACTCCATGAGCCTCAATATTTTCTGGTTCCTGCCTACCCACGGCGACGGCCATTACCTTGGCACCGCCGAAGGCGCTCGCGCCGTTGATCACGGTTATTTGCAGCAAGTGGCCCAGGCCGCTGACCGCCTGGGCTTTGGCGGGTGCTGATCCCCACCGGCCGTTCCTGCGAAGACTCGTGGTTGGTGGCGGCGTCGCTGATCCCGGTGACCCAGCGTTTGAAATTCCTTGTCGCCCTGCGCCCCGGGATCATTTCCCCGACGGTAGCGGCGCGCCAGGCAGCGACCCTGGACCGTTTGTCTGGCGGTCGTGCGCTGTTCAACCTGGTAACCGGTGGTGACCCA
The Pseudomonas poae DNA segment above includes these coding regions:
- a CDS encoding OprD family porin — encoded protein: MKKSTLALAVAVAGIAQQVSAAGFIEDSKATLGLRNFYINTDNRDGHRGTSNSASKNAEWGQGFDLRFISGYTQGTVQFGVDAIGLYGVRLDSSHAEHGNYTGTASGGTVFPSDGNTAVNDFASLGVTGKVKISQTELKLGTLQPKLPVIVTNDGRLLPQTFQGGQITTNDIKDLTLVAGQIEKAKGRNSSNNENLSIASANASSNYSAGKFSNKFYYAGGDYKLTKDLTAQYYYGNLEDFYKQHFLGLTHNWAIGPGVLKSDLRYFNSSDDGKNGNTAAYYTSGNYQGFASGRGKVDNNLYSGLFLYTVAGHTFGGGYQVSNGSSDFPWLNQGDGSSAYITTDMQIQKFARAGERTWQARYAYDFAKVGVPGLTAGVVYLKGTDIDTVTSTRAELTGQSEWERDITVAYVIPEGPLKNLGVAWKNAMWRTDLANTRSQDENRLIVSYSLPLF
- a CDS encoding NADPH-dependent FMN reductase — translated: MLVVTLGGSPSQRSRSGVLLEKTRQWLQDKGVEVVSYQIRDFPAEDLLHARFDSPKVIDLLQQVANADGLVIATPVYKASFSGALKTVLDLLPERALAHKIVLPMATGGSIAHMLAVDYALKPVLSALKAQELLHGIFAEDSQIAYAEGSAQAQLVPVLEHRLHEALETLYGAMARRPKPLDPHVLNERLLSARWSI